A segment of the Trifolium pratense cultivar HEN17-A07 linkage group LG7, ARS_RC_1.1, whole genome shotgun sequence genome:
AAATACATATGGTATTTCACAAACAACCTACAAATGAAACAACCATGTCAACATAATAAGCAACATGCACAAAACATTTTAGGGTGCATTTGATTCGTAAAAAACCAAGGTATTGTTCCATGTTTGATTTGAAAAGTGAGTAAGGTATTGTTCTATTCAGTACTTATTGTTTTGCGAATCAAAAGACCCTTAAACTTTATCTTTTAACTAATGCTTTGACCTGAGCAATGGCATAAGGTAAAGCAGAATACATTCCAGCTGCTCTTTCTCTATAGAAAACAGTTCTTTCAACCGCTACTACTGGTTGAACAGTTTGACAATTGTTGACACCGACAAAAAATACAGAACCATATAATGCTCCTATAATCGTGTTCAAATCAGCTGAGCTATGCCTGTACGAAgataacgaaaaaaaaaatcaaaataacacTATGGAATTATATTTCATTTCTTTATAGGTAACAAGTTTAAACCTTTTCTTGCCGGCTTTCCAAAAGACTGTTCCCACCATGAGAGCTGCAGCCAATGTGAAGAAATATCTAACAAGATTGTAATCTGGACTTCTCCAATAAGTCAACCATTGCTTCCATAGACATGATTTGAATTGTCCCAAAGTTGATTGAGAATATTGAGTGGTGAAATATACATCTTTTGCTCCTGGTGGAGGAGTACTTAACTCACTTACAAGAGCTTTGTTTCTCCTACTCATAACAATTGCGATATTTGAACATTAAAATACTAACAAATGCGTGCAAATCAAATCGAAAACAAGGGTGGTATAATTTTTTGTGGACTTACTGATGCAATGTTGAGGTTTTGTAGTATTCAGCAAAGTCCATTGCAAGTCTAGCTTCAGCTGCTATAGAGCTTACCTCTAACATCCATGTAGCTGGATTGTACTTATCCTTAATTTTTGTGACCCCTGGAATTGCCTGTGACCAAGGGATGATATGTTGAATTCATTTTACAAAACTcttgataaaataaatatgatcaaATTTTTGTAAACTTTTAATACCTCGAAATATTCTATAATCTTGTGTGAATTTCTTCCTAATGGTCCTGAGTAGATCACTTGTCCTCCTCTCTTCATCAAAAGTAGCTgattcataaaataattttaattatcataagGCCGTGAAGATAAACGTCATGTTAGGATTGGCTTATTCGAGCTTATTTACTAGCATAAAACACTTGTGAGACAGTTTGAAAGAGCTTACGAAAACAACATAtaacatgtccataagttgttttcagcttattttcataaattcttcAGGATAGCATCTAAAACAATTTGACTTCAATTTATCTTGTTATAAAAATCGTAGCtcatacataaacacttatacAATAAGCACGAATTCTAAAAGTacataattaagttgtttatccaaagaGGCAAAAGTAAAAGCACATGAGACATATAGATGACAAGTTTATTGGTACCTCATCGAAGGCTTCAAAGATATCGATACTAGGCTGGTGAATTGTGCAGACAACTGTTCTTCCGGTGTCAACAGTGTTTCTCACTGTCCTCATAACAATTGCTGCTGCTCTTGCATCAAGACCTGAAGTAGGTTCATCCATGAAAATGATTGAAGGATTAGCAACAAGCTCAACGGCTATTGTTAGTCTTTTTCGTTGTTCAGTTGACAACCCTGTAACACCTGGAAGGCCAACTATAGCATCCCTAAGATTATCCAACTCCACCAAATCCATTACTTCATCCACAAATTTctgaaaagaaataaattttgttaaggtTACATCAATTGTATTTGCCTGTGATTCTTCATGATATCAAAGATCGCGACTGCTATTTAAAACCAGGTTGGAAGCATAAAAAAGATACTATGCTTAGTGCTTACCATTTTTTCCTCATTATTGACTTCTCTAGGTAATCGAAGGAAAGCCGAGTAAATAACAGATTCTCTGACAGTAACTTGGGGTGAATGGATATCAGTTTGTTCGCAGTATCCGGAGATTCTTGCAAAGGTTTCTTGGTTCTTAGGAAAGCCAGAGATTCTAACATCTCCTTGAATGTAACCACCTGTCTTCCTTCCAGCTAAAACATCCATCAAAGTTGTCTTTCCAGCTCCACTAACTCCCATTAACGCAGTTAGAACTCCCGGCCTAAATGCACCAGTTACTTCTCTAAGCAATTGCAACCTATTTTCTGATACTCCTTGCTCTTTCATTTCCtgttcaaagttcaaattaaAACTTCATAGGTACCAttgattattaaaataaaaaattcttatcGAAAAAAGGCTATATGAGGATGAGGTTCTTACTGCTGGCATGTCTACATAGTAATTAACACTATCAAAAGACATTGCAAGTGGTTGAAAAGGAAGAACCATTCCTCTCTTTGGAGCAACTCCATTGGCCGACTCAAGTGTTGGCATTCTCTGCATTGCTACTTCTCCTGAAATGAATCATGTAAAGACAAGCTTCATTAGCATCATTCCACATCACAACAAAAAACGTTAGAACAACGGCCCTAGTTCAAAAGtaaaaagagataaaaaaaaaacgcaaacaGAAAACACATGATACTACTGATCACGGAGTTAGGCCTATTGTGCCTACATCTTTGACTGCAATGCGGCTGCAGTACCTTCATATTATTCAAGCTTAGGGTCTACAAAGTACAACTTGTTTTTAAATACTCGCCTCACTCGATCAGCCTGTCCACTTATCAGTATACTACGAGCCATacccaacaaacaaacaaaaaatgcaatTCTAGCTAAACTATAGTTGAAGTTGTTTAGTTTCATATTTACTTTTGCTATTGCCTTTGTTGGACTCCTTCCTTACAAGTCTAGGTTCCTCCTTGGAATTTCCTCCAGCTTCCATTTCAGTTGCTTCTTCTTCTGATATAATTGCTTGTTTCTTTCCAATAGCTAGtgaatcaaacaaaacaaatcaaattaaaaagcTTTCATTGACACTACATGAACATCAAGTGGAAACAAAGTAATGTActtaaattttagaaaataatgcGAGGTCTTACGATTAAGGTACATAAGTGCAAGAGTGAAGAGAACATTGTATAAAATAGTGAAACCAAGAAGAGCTGCTACACCTATCCAGTACCAATATTTTTCAGCATAAACATCAAAGTTATTCAATGTAGCTACACCTAATGAAGTTGAACCATCTGAAGACTGCAAAACATGAAAATTTCAAGTTAGAAATATAAAAGTTTTATATGAACCTTTTAATCGCACTTTTTTATACGGTGTTGAGAAATAGTAATATTATAGTACTCACCGGTTTGCTCCACCTTGGATCAAACATTTCATTCACAGAAAAAGCATTGAAAGCATATGACAATGGAGAAATCCAATAGCCCCACACCCACCAATTTGGAATGTCACCTGTTAACATTAAGGCATGATCATATTGGTGAGTATAACAAATTACATAGATTAGTGCTTTAATTTGAGTTTATAATCTCTTTAGCACGATACTTCCGATTGAAGTCATGTCTAGACACGACACTGAAATATGTGAtttcattcaatcaatttaataTTGATGTGACATGTCAATTGTCAATGTATTATCTGGCATCAatgtcagtgcttcataggttTGATTAATGACTCACGTTTAGGAAGGATGAAACCTCCAAGTAAGAAAACAAGAAGAAGCATGAGGGCTCCACCAGTGTTGGCAATAATCATTGACCTACAAACTCCAGATATTACCCTAAACATTCCAGCTGCCATTTGTTGAACAAGAAACACCAACAACAAATGCTTGAAGAACCTACAAGTTAGAAATGAATTAGCCCTCAATGTAACTATAAATGTCAGTGTCAGACACCAACGGGAGTTCAACACCAGGACACGCCTAATCAGAGTAGTGTCCGTGCTTCACAGGTTACATACCTGCTAGCTTCAGGTGCAAATCCAATagtataatatgtaataagaaCCCAAACAATAGCCTCAAAAATTGAAATAGGAatctttagaaaaaaatttggaagtGTATAAGTCCATGGAGGATGAAAAAGATGATCTCTATGTTTGTAGAACACAGGAAGCCTTGCAATAGTCATTGGCATCTCAGAAAAACCATTGAACATGTTCATGATCATAGTAAACAAAATAGCACCAATATAAACAGCAGCATCACCCTCATTCCTTCTATGCATTTCAGTTCTTATAAAAACAGTTCCTGATATGATAGCAACAATGCATATTTGAACTGTCTTGAATATGTAAACAAATGAGTTTCTCTTTATTAAAAGCCATTCTTTGTCCCAACATGCTTTGAGAAGTTCCATTGTAGGAACTGTGTATTTCTTGAAAACAAGAGATGCTCTATGTCCTGTTGATTTGTCAAATGGGATAGATAGTTCATTTTGAAGCTGTGTTCCAATGTGGAATTGTTTGAATCTGTTTGCAAATTCTGTGACTGTTATATAACGGTATGGTATGTTTCTGTTTGACCAATATTGTTCTTGATCTTTCCTTGATGTAACCTGTACAAAATTTAAAGTGATTTTTAATTAAGCTCTTTGAACAATAAGTAAATTATCTGAAAATAAGCTCTTCAAGTAATCTAATGctattttggttttcaccaccagtatccgggccactggaccgtctaatctagttcgggggccaattctggcatcaagtggttccagcctccttccaatcgcagttgcgggggaacAAACTTTGGTCTTCCCTATCAAGTCCAGGGCCaattaccactgaaccaactaactattggtaactagtatttttatttaataacaaAAGCATTGTGATGATTTGCAACATATGAATATATACCTCTTGCAAGAAATCTGCAGTTCCTTTTCTGTCAGGACATTTAAACCCACAAGAATCAAAGAATTCAATGACATGTTCACGTGAGCCTTGATATACTATTTGACCTTCTGATATTAAGACAATATCATCAAATAGATCAAATGTCTCAGGAGCAGGTTGAAGTAAGGACATGAATATTGTTGCTTCAGTGAGGTGTACAATTTGTTGGAAACATTTTACTATCTGATATGTTGTGGAACTATCAAGACCAGTTGATATCTCATCCATAAAAAGTGTTTTTGTAGGCCCAACAATCATTTCACCTGTGTGGCAAATCCAAACCCATGTCAATATAACATAACTAgcattaaatatgttttatttatataaaattttggtTTCTTGAGATTTTTTTGACACTTAAAACattgatacatttttttttatgtccgGTGGCTAGaaaatttatcttaaaagtgaataagtgaagtgtcccgggttcgaacccggactcctacacatatagtggcgatgttcctaccaactgagctaagttaACGGGACTAAACACTGATATTTAATTGACCACTTGTTAAAATTTTGGTGGGAGAAATGTTTATAATGTTCTAAATATGGTTATAAaaatatgggtcatgctaaccggtgcccccagagcactggttaaggaaaccaaaaaaagaaattttaaaattgaaaataacatttttttgacTTTCGAGGAGTtaactgcacaaacttcaatatgatattactatatttggttccttaaacagtgacgtgcccccgggcactgtttagcattttcctaaaaataTTATACAAGAATTTAAAGGTACTCATTAGTTGACTTAACAGTAAACACTAAAACTGTTAAGTgttaaagaaaattatttttatttttaataaaaaaaattcaaaaaggagaaattattattaataatggtAGTAGTAATAACTCTTTTGCAACTATCTCATCTGAAATTTGAACATATCTGATGAAGTtataaagtaaaattattaCCACTGCTGACACTATTACAACAAGAAATATTATTGAGACAAAATTTGAGGATTGTTTTTTAGTACATTTGAAGGAATTATTTTGACTTGttaaaaaagaagaattattttatcaacatgaaaatgaaatctttgaattttatatgaGTAAAATCATATTAACATATAATGACTAATTAATtgcaattatatttatatatactagtatatacTTTGACTCAGTAAACATGCTAGTATATAGATTAACTTTGACTGAGTAAACTTATATTAGTATATTAGTGTTGATGATATCAGAGATACATGAGTGGTTGAACTTTGTTGCAATCTTTAATTGGACCCTCTGATGTTCTAcgtatattttattatcttAAGGCATTATGACTTATTATATACATATGATATAGATGTAAAGTGTTATTTTTATAGTATATATGAGAGATGAGCAAAGTTCCAGctaatgaaatttatttatggaatAAACAGGGTATAAATGTTATAAGGACTTAAATCAACGTGACaacatgcataaaaaaaaattaaaatgcataaaaaaaatcaatgtgaCAACTATCACAAAACAAATTCCAACACAaacagattttataaaattaaaacaaaataataattaaaaaaaaaaccaaactcaaaaactgaaaaacaaaagcaaacataatttttagtttttcataGATAAGCAATAGTACACACTAGAGGTGGAAATAGGCTAGGTtaagctaggctttgccaagcctaaGCCTGGTCTGTCAAAAAATTGAAGGCATGAGTCTGACCtatggcctatcataggcttattTTTTAGGCCCGAGTCTGGTCTTTTGAAAGGCTAATGTgacctgttagcctgtttaaaaacttatttcacatgaacatatttaaataaataattacatttatttttaaaaatacttatgaactaataaatcaatgtacttttgatattttagagattttaactatatatatatatgtgtgtgtgaaaCTAATGTacattaataaacttaaactatcgaaaaagttaataaatttataatttaatcaaaatacaaatttgaatatataaataataatagtaataaaaatattattggtattaacttaaataggccgacCTAGTaggttaaaaagtttttttaatggTCTGCAGTCTGACATATTtaactaaataggcttataaaaaagttttgGCTTGGTCtatttaaaaatatagactAAGCTGACCTGAAACTATGTAGGCTAGACCTTAAGACCTCGTAAGCCAGCATGGCTTATTCCCACATCTAAGTACACCGTATATATGTAGTGACAAAAGCTATGTGAGCCTTAAAAAGACAAACATTGTTCTCAATTTTTGGAATTAAACCTAAAAATTTAAGAGAAgaggattttgattttgactTATTATTTGTTGTTACCTGTTGTTACACGCTTCTTTTGGCCACCAGATATGCCTCTCTGCATTTCATCACCAACAATGGTATCTTTGCATATATCAAGTCCTAGTATCTGTTACacataaacaaacaaattattagTTGATTTTTCataacataataattttaaattatcagGCCTGCCATTTTTAATAAGATTAGTGTGTACATGATTGGTTCAATTTAATTCAACTTATAGCTAGTAAGAGTTTTTTTAATCAGAATAAGTATAAGTTCtttacttcaaaaaaaaaaaaaaatcatcctaGATTTATACATGTTCCCAAAGATGTTACTGTATTTTGGTAAACACGATATTCTCATATCATCTAAAAATTTGAAGTTGATGGTAGTTTATAAATAACATTCACATTTTTTCAGTTTcgttgaaagttttttttttttttaaaagagaacATCGTGAGAATTCACATAACTGTGAGATTCTTAACACACTCTTTCGCACCTAACACTATTGAATTTGGTGCACGAATATAAATGGATGGATGGTCCGATCAGAGACTTGATAGGAATGGTTCATGGATCGTGAGGGCGGCTCTAATACCATAAATTAAGAATTTGACGTAACATAACTTAACCCTACAAAACTGGCTTATAAGATAAGATTTACCAtcgtttatatatatatatatatatatatatatatatatatatatatatatatatatatatatatatatataggtcatATCCTAAGAGATGTGAAACTAATGCATGAGTTTGATTAAGTATGTACTCCAAGTCATATAGAACAAGAGGTTTTCCAGCTGGCCCTACATTAACCATCATACATATTAATCTATAGTGTTTGGATCAAGTGGTACTACTTGTACCATTTGGACTTGATTAATTAAgttgaattaaattttttgacGATATAAAAGATAGCATATAGTCGTGAATCCTAAGAACGTGTGGTTTGGACTTTTGCAAATGACTGAATGAGGAACAATGTTGGAAtctaatcaaattattttcttctatatctaatattttaatttcaaataaatataaatattattttgtttgttaacCCTTTGTTTATTATCAGAAGAAAGGAATCTGATAATTTAGAGTTTCGCCACTAaatagtgttaaaaaaaaataaaccactTACTTTGAGCGTATAATCTGTAATGAGACTGCTTTCTGTTCCTTCCATTGCAGTTGCCTATAAATTACATGTACaaaaaaatgtgaatattttttttatatataataaaagggatattattattattgattgtttaatatttgagattatataattaattaatcatatataCCTTCATGAATAGGTCTAGTTCTGCCTCAGGAAATATGCCAGCATCCTTTTCCCTTCGAGCAAGCTCAGACAATAGATCTGCagtaacaatttttaataccaaaaaattttaaatttagtagtcctaacaatataaaaattgaatataatagaatatcaaaggaaattaatttttgattaaattaatttaataccaTATCGTGTCCCAACTCCTTGGCATCTAGCTGAAAAATCCAATGTTTCTTTTACAGTCATTACTCCCAAATGTACATCATTTTGGCTAATATATGCTGAAGTCTTTCTAGGGACAAACTCATTGAGATTGTATCCATTGTAAGAGATTTCTCCTTCTACCTATTTTTATCCAAACCAAACAACATTTATAGCTTATTATTCTATGAATATAAGTCCTATTTAGTAAAAAGTTATAATTCCTAAATATAAGTTCAACTTCAAATTAGActatctaatttttattttatttttataaaaagctccttattaatactaataattaattttaaaat
Coding sequences within it:
- the LOC123895521 gene encoding ABC transporter G family member 36; translated protein: MDGSLSRSISRSLSRSSWRMEEVFASGRYSRRTSNVDEDEEALKWAAIEKLPTYDRLRTSILQTYAEEYGDQDHPNRVQHKEVDVRKLDVNERQKFIDKIFKVAEEDNEKYLSKFRNRIDKVGIRLPTVEVRFENLSIEADSYVGSRALPTLPNVSLNMLESALRIFGISTAKKTKLTILKNVSGIIKPSRMTLLLGPPSSGKTTLLLALAGKLDTDLRVEGEISYNGYNLNEFVPRKTSAYISQNDVHLGVMTVKETLDFSARCQGVGTRYDLLSELARREKDAGIFPEAELDLFMKATAMEGTESSLITDYTLKILGLDICKDTIVGDEMQRGISGGQKKRVTTGEMIVGPTKTLFMDEISTGLDSSTTYQIVKCFQQIVHLTEATIFMSLLQPAPETFDLFDDIVLISEGQIVYQGSREHVIEFFDSCGFKCPDRKGTADFLQEVTSRKDQEQYWSNRNIPYRYITVTEFANRFKQFHIGTQLQNELSIPFDKSTGHRASLVFKKYTVPTMELLKACWDKEWLLIKRNSFVYIFKTVQICIVAIISGTVFIRTEMHRRNEGDAAVYIGAILFTMIMNMFNGFSEMPMTIARLPVFYKHRDHLFHPPWTYTLPNFFLKIPISIFEAIVWVLITYYTIGFAPEASRFFKHLLLVFLVQQMAAGMFRVISGVCRSMIIANTGGALMLLLVFLLGGFILPKRDIPNWWVWGYWISPLSYAFNAFSVNEMFDPRWSKPSSDGSTSLGVATLNNFDVYAEKYWYWIGVAALLGFTILYNVLFTLALMYLNPIGKKQAIISEEEATEMEAGGNSKEEPRLVRKESNKGNSKREVAMQRMPTLESANGVAPKRGMVLPFQPLAMSFDSVNYYVDMPAEMKEQGVSENRLQLLREVTGAFRPGVLTALMGVSGAGKTTLMDVLAGRKTGGYIQGDVRISGFPKNQETFARISGYCEQTDIHSPQVTVRESVIYSAFLRLPREVNNEEKMKFVDEVMDLVELDNLRDAIVGLPGVTGLSTEQRKRLTIAVELVANPSIIFMDEPTSGLDARAAAIVMRTVRNTVDTGRTVVCTIHQPSIDIFEAFDELLLMKRGGQVIYSGPLGRNSHKIIEYFEAIPGVTKIKDKYNPATWMLEVSSIAAEARLAMDFAEYYKTSTLHQRNKALVSELSTPPPGAKDVYFTTQYSQSTLGQFKSCLWKQWLTYWRSPDYNLVRYFFTLAAALMVGTVFWKAGKKRHSSADLNTIIGALYGSVFFVGVNNCQTVQPVVAVERTVFYRERAAGMYSALPYAIAQVVCEIPYVFFETIYFAFIVYAMVGFEWKVEKVCWFFFVSFFSFLYFTYYGMMTVSITPNHQVAAIFGAAFYGLFNLFSGFFIPRPKIPKWWIWYYWICPVAWTVYGLIVSQYRDVTVGISVPGETEKIAINKFIEEHYGFKPDFMGPVSAVLIGFTVFFAFIFAFCIKALNFQTR